ACATTAGTATTTATTTAATAAGTATTTTAAAAATTTATTATATTAAAAGGAGATATTTATATGGATAATCAATCTAAAATTAATGCAAAACAAGCTTTAAATAATATGAAAATGGAAATAGCTTATGAATTAGGATATAACTATAATTCAGAAACTAATAAAATAGAAAGTAATGCACCTCAAGGAACATTAGAAGGTGCAGCTAAAAATGTACTTGCTGGTGAAGAAGTAGGCGGTACAACTACTAGAAAACTAGTTGAAATGGGAGAAGAAATATTACTAAACGAATATAATAATAAAAATTAACTTTATTAAAATGTAATAAGTATTTTGTATTATAATTATAGAACAATAAAAACGTGTAGTTTTTATCTACGCGTTTTTATTATATAATCATGCTATTACTTCTCTTCTTCAAAGTATATTTTTTCACTATAAGAAATTAAATCATTATATTCTTCTTTAGAGTATGTATCACTCTTTAATGCAAATTCAGAAAGATTTGTTTCTGTCCAATGCTCATCAGATTCATTCTTAGTTTTTGCTGAAGCATAGAAAGTTCGGCAATCTGGACAAGTAAATATATTGTGAACTAATAATTTTTCAACATTTTTATAAACGGTATAGACAGCAGATACTTTAAGTTGATATAAAACCATTTTTTCACATCTGGGACATACATAATGAGATTTATTATACAAGGATTCATTATATAAAAGACTCGGAAAGCTATCATAATCT
Above is a genomic segment from Romboutsia lituseburensis containing:
- a CDS encoding alpha/beta-type small acid-soluble spore protein; amino-acid sequence: MDNQSKINAKQALNNMKMEIAYELGYNYNSETNKIESNAPQGTLEGAAKNVLAGEEVGGTTTRKLVEMGEEILLNEYNNKN